One window from the genome of Eucalyptus grandis isolate ANBG69807.140 chromosome 7, ASM1654582v1, whole genome shotgun sequence encodes:
- the LOC104453232 gene encoding transcription factor HRS1 gives MGSIPPELSLDFRPSFVPATIGDLLREVSAIGDARARSSRLDGYVARLQEEMHKIDAFKRELPLCMLLLKDAISALKMESEQCAAPTSAQPVLEEFIPLKKDKDEDDEKLELKKETDDSRDKKNWMSSVQLWNTDSSPSAVHSPDLKQELKLETTANQAQTLSATEDILETCKGRNGGRPFVQLKGYSPFSVTPVASAQEEKMKLPVQGLSLLSSGIKNPREKSFCTDARTGCGRLIPSPAHTVQSNLPSRGHQPPQQNARKQRRCWSPELHRRFVNALQQLGGSQVATPKQIRELMQVDGLTNDEVKSHLQKYRLHTRRISSATSSPADQSVAVLGGLWLSPDQYGDSPKGSSSQSDSPQGPLQLGGSMGATTSTTGGNSMEDDEDEKSECYSWKSHVNKPGKVDV, from the exons ATGGGGTCGATCCCACCTGAGCTGAGCTTGGATTTCAGGCCGTCGTTCGTGCCGGCGACGATCGGGGATCTCCTCCGGGAGGTGTCCGCCATCGGGGACGCCCGCGCCAGGTCGTCCAGGCTCGATGGTTACGTCGCCAGGCTGCAGGAGGAGATGCACAAGATCGACGCCTTCAAGCGCGAGCTCCCGCTCTGCATGCTGTTGTTGAAGGACG CTATTTCGGCATTGAAAATGGAGTCGGAGCAATGCGCTGCACCGACGAGCGCTCAGCCCGTACTGGAGGAATTCATCCCACTGAAGAAGGACAAAGATGAAGACGACGAAAAGCTCGAATTAAAGAAAGAGACAGACGATTCTAGAGATAAGAAGAACTGGATGAGCTCCGTCCAGCTCTGGAACACGGATAGTAGTCCCTCCGCCGTTCACTCTCCTGACCTTAAACAAGAACTCAAACTAGAAACCACg GCAAATCAGGCACAGACTCTCTCTGCAACGGAAGATATACTTGAGACATGTAAAGGGAGAAATGGGGGGAGGCCATTTGTGCAACTCAAGGGGTACTCGCCTTTTTCGGTGACCCCGGTCGCTTCAGCCCAGGaggagaaaatgaaattgcctGTTCAAGGcctctcgcttctctcttcTGGGATCAAGAATCCGAGGGAAAAGTCATTTTGTACCGACGCCAGGACAGGATGTGGGAGATTGATTCCATCCCCTGCCCACACCGTTCAGTCGAATTTACCGAGCAGAGGACATCAGCCTCCACAGCAGAATGCAAGGAAGCAGAGAAGGTGCTGGTCTCCCGAGTTGCACAGGCGGTTCGTCAATGCCCTGCAACAACTCGGGGGCTCACAAG TGGCTACTCCGAAGCAGATTAGAGAACTTATGCAGGTCGATGGCCTGACCAATGATGAAGTGAAAAGTCATTTGCAA AAATACAGGCTTCATACTCGGAGAATTTCGTCTGCTACATCTTCCCCTGCAGATCAATCAGTTGCCGTTTTGGGGGGTTTATGGTTATCCCCGGATCAGTATGGCGACTCTCCAAAAGGAAGTAGCTCACAATCTGATTCTCCACAAGGTCCACTCCAGTTGGGCGGAAGCATGGGGGCTACTACCTCAACCACCGGAGGAAACAGCATGGAGGATGACGAAGATGAGAAGTCCGAATGTTATAGCTGGAAAAGCCATGTTAACAAACCCGGTAAAGTTGATGTATAG